A region of uncultured Carboxylicivirga sp. DNA encodes the following proteins:
- a CDS encoding DUF3078 domain-containing protein has product MQIKNLGTDCLYVIVLLFFLNLGGIQTINGQVMSGRLLEQIWQNKMDEDDFSNEDSISWGFQEGYVTKYIRKQIYGGGMLRRLEFSSNLQSKYMPHTFSLKYQLPQYKKVVYHPVSYSRKALKNYQEFIGWHKSGGYYSKLVNLDKRPINQVMAKAAINSPFHVEYLWNDIPDVSNVGKRRLSRRAVEKSISTLLPDTFNTKPNLEQIVIKKSPWKFEGTENVQLSQGYLENWTKGGENNIALSSDLRFKANFTKGKHSWENNIIHKVGVISTESESGRVNDDLLEINTKYGLKSSKKWYYSFLYNFKTQVFYGYEKSDKEHETPISGFLAPAYMSFAVGMDFKPSNKFTLLLSPLTSRLTIVSDTVKFNQTRYGIDNDKKTNTLNGLSIVNNFSYQISKEINLNSKLDIFYQYLSDDSENQKQIDWEIIVDMKINQFLSTRLLGNLRYFTTESDMVQIKENFNIAFKYHF; this is encoded by the coding sequence GTGCAAATAAAAAATCTGGGGACGGATTGTCTGTATGTTATTGTTTTACTGTTTTTTCTGAATTTGGGTGGTATTCAAACCATAAATGGGCAGGTTATGTCTGGTCGGTTACTGGAACAAATCTGGCAGAACAAAATGGATGAAGATGATTTTAGTAATGAAGATTCAATCAGTTGGGGTTTTCAGGAGGGATACGTGACCAAATACATACGCAAGCAAATATATGGTGGAGGTATGTTGCGAAGATTAGAATTTTCAAGTAATCTTCAATCTAAATATATGCCACATACTTTTAGCTTAAAGTATCAATTGCCTCAATATAAAAAAGTTGTGTATCATCCGGTTTCATATTCCAGGAAGGCCTTAAAAAACTATCAGGAATTTATTGGTTGGCACAAATCAGGAGGCTATTATTCAAAGTTGGTGAATCTGGATAAAAGACCTATAAATCAGGTAATGGCAAAAGCTGCTATCAATAGTCCTTTTCATGTTGAATATTTATGGAATGATATACCGGATGTATCCAATGTAGGGAAGAGAAGATTATCGCGTCGAGCTGTTGAAAAATCAATAAGTACTCTGTTGCCTGATACTTTTAATACAAAGCCTAATCTGGAGCAGATTGTTATTAAAAAAAGTCCTTGGAAGTTTGAAGGAACCGAGAACGTGCAACTTTCTCAGGGTTATCTTGAAAACTGGACAAAAGGGGGAGAAAATAATATTGCATTAAGTAGTGATTTGCGATTTAAAGCCAATTTTACAAAAGGCAAGCATAGTTGGGAAAATAATATCATTCATAAGGTTGGGGTCATTTCAACTGAGTCGGAGAGTGGTAGAGTAAACGACGATCTTCTTGAAATAAATACAAAGTATGGTTTAAAATCATCGAAGAAATGGTATTATAGTTTCTTATATAATTTTAAAACACAGGTTTTTTATGGATATGAGAAATCAGATAAAGAGCATGAGACCCCTATCTCAGGTTTCCTGGCGCCGGCTTACATGTCATTTGCTGTCGGTATGGATTTTAAGCCCAGCAATAAATTCACCTTGCTGTTATCACCTCTGACATCAAGATTAACAATTGTTTCAGATACAGTTAAATTTAATCAGACCAGATATGGTATTGACAATGACAAAAAGACGAATACACTGAATGGTTTGTCAATTGTAAATAATTTCAGCTACCAAATTTCAAAGGAAATTAATCTTAATTCAAAACTTGATATTTTTTACCAGTATTTGAGCGATGATAGTGAAAATCAGAAACAAATAGACTGGGAGATTATTGTTGATATGAAGATTAATCAGTTCCTATCTACTAGGTTGTTAGGAAATTTAAGATATTTTACGACTGAATCAGATATGGTGCAAATCAAGGAAAATTTTAATATAGCATTCAAATACCACTTTTAA
- a CDS encoding MFS transporter — MKKEGAGYKKDLQFYKFCAYGFFKNLRFFDPFLLLFFLEKGVSYAQVGILYGVREISINILEVPSGIIADIVGRKRSMIFSFLAYIVSFLMFYFLSGFIGFVIAFVFYGIGDAFRTGTHKAMILAYLKKNGWESAKTAYYGNTRSWSQRGSALASIISAILVFYSGSYKYVFLLSIIPYLIDLFLMMSYPSYLNGDIMQSGMSVGKLFKEHFLSVKNAFSNWKPFRLIVATSSYTGYYKAVKDYIQPLLVSLAISLPFLMDIAEKKKTALVIGIIYSLLYLINAFVSKRVYKIESVFSSIKSGLSIIQLIGWFGGVIAGIMYALELEVLAILFFSLILVVQNARRPMAVKYISESFDDKLMATVLSAESQSETIFTSLFAVVIGFLVQYVGVGYGLVLISGTLILLNAVIFAVGKKS; from the coding sequence ATGAAAAAAGAAGGAGCCGGATATAAGAAAGATCTACAATTTTATAAATTCTGTGCATACGGTTTTTTTAAAAATCTTCGTTTTTTTGATCCTTTTCTTCTGTTATTTTTTCTAGAAAAAGGGGTTTCTTATGCCCAGGTAGGTATTTTGTATGGAGTACGTGAAATTAGCATCAATATTCTGGAAGTACCTTCTGGCATCATTGCGGATATTGTGGGTCGAAAAAGATCAATGATTTTTTCATTTCTCGCTTACATTGTAAGTTTTCTGATGTTTTACTTTTTAAGTGGATTTATAGGATTTGTTATCGCGTTTGTTTTTTACGGAATTGGCGATGCTTTCAGAACAGGTACACATAAGGCAATGATATTGGCTTATCTTAAAAAGAACGGTTGGGAGAGTGCAAAGACAGCCTATTATGGAAATACGCGTTCATGGTCGCAACGAGGATCGGCATTGGCATCAATAATTAGTGCAATACTTGTGTTTTACAGTGGATCTTATAAATATGTATTCTTGCTTTCAATTATTCCTTATTTAATAGATTTGTTTTTGATGATGTCCTATCCATCTTACTTGAATGGTGATATTATGCAGTCGGGCATGAGTGTTGGTAAATTGTTTAAAGAGCATTTTCTTTCGGTTAAGAATGCTTTTTCAAACTGGAAACCTTTCCGTTTAATTGTAGCAACCAGTAGTTATACGGGATATTATAAGGCAGTTAAGGATTATATTCAACCCTTATTAGTGTCTTTGGCTATTTCGTTGCCCTTTTTAATGGATATTGCAGAAAAGAAGAAGACTGCTTTAGTGATCGGAATTATTTATTCACTGCTTTATTTGATAAATGCTTTTGTAAGTAAAAGAGTATATAAGATTGAATCTGTTTTTAGTAGTATTAAATCGGGCCTTTCAATTATTCAACTAATCGGATGGTTTGGAGGTGTAATTGCCGGAATTATGTATGCCTTGGAATTGGAGGTTCTTGCCATCCTCTTTTTTTCATTGATATTAGTGGTTCAGAATGCCAGAAGACCCATGGCTGTTAAATATATCAGTGAGAGTTTTGATGATAAATTAATGGCGACAGTATTGTCTGCTGAATCACAGAGTGAAACTATTTTTACTTCACTTTTTGCTGTTGTAATTGGATTTTTAGTTCAGTATGTGGGAGTTGGATATGGACTTGTACTTATTTCCGGAACTTTAATTTTATTGAATGCTGTAATTTTTGCGGTAGGTAAGAAAAGTTGA
- a CDS encoding ComEC/Rec2 family competence protein yields MVKLFLSDSPFLRLVLPLIAGIWLSCQTQLSSFYLTGLSIFLFVLFAAFYYYYQLRPTFRLGFVAGMLMTICMLSFGAALQALRKPFFIDSNEMATLKVQVIRFVGETDKNNKYEASIVGLPHDSCNSYIEESGVIYLSKKNQTQEINIGSSLNIYGQLLPFEPPALPFQFDYSGYLINNRVAFRMIVKDYEVLVEEGESISLELYLEKFKDYLNKRFIEYGLGKQELAILNAMFLGDKYQLSIEQKQAFTGAGAMHLLAVSGLHVGIIYLIISWLFRLMIRNKVAVFICVFLMLWLYALLTGFSASVLRATIMFSVIEIGKFSQRRISIVNLLSASMVIILLIDPLFIYSIGFWLSHCAVASIVLFYPYVNQLIYFRFPPFRWFWSILALSVTAQLGAIPISLVTFHQFPVFFILTNWLLIPVVTPVLVLALLSALLSPFGLILSVIVPALNDLLGFMNNITHLISDFPYSSITQIPFNWWQMLLFYGFLIILIIRLEIQTLKSLRLLLLMAVLFVISLHVNRFLVPDEGLIAVETRKGTFVNYFNPNVNEVYMSSELTGKDIDWFLSGIWQNYGVDSKPLFYKDCAVIDSLCNIKVIDGKSILIVRNGFEEEVNRIKMNFDFIVNLDPKDRIVNNKDHGFKRIMLYEIPSLCFYEEKKYELKP; encoded by the coding sequence ATGGTTAAATTATTCTTATCAGATTCGCCATTTCTAAGACTTGTTTTACCTTTAATTGCAGGTATCTGGTTATCCTGTCAAACTCAATTATCTTCCTTTTATTTAACAGGTTTATCAATTTTTCTATTCGTTCTGTTTGCCGCGTTTTATTATTATTATCAGTTAAGGCCAACTTTTCGACTTGGTTTCGTTGCCGGCATGCTTATGACTATTTGTATGTTAAGTTTTGGTGCCGCATTACAAGCTTTGCGAAAGCCATTTTTTATTGATAGTAATGAAATGGCTACATTAAAAGTGCAGGTGATTAGATTTGTTGGTGAAACAGATAAAAATAATAAGTACGAAGCTTCAATTGTTGGATTACCTCATGATTCATGTAATTCATATATAGAAGAGAGTGGTGTGATTTATTTATCTAAAAAAAATCAAACACAAGAAATTAATATTGGTTCCAGTTTAAATATTTACGGTCAGCTTTTACCGTTTGAGCCACCCGCATTGCCTTTTCAGTTTGATTATTCAGGTTATCTTATAAATAATCGTGTTGCTTTTCGAATGATTGTAAAAGATTATGAAGTTCTGGTTGAAGAAGGTGAATCCATTAGTCTGGAATTATATCTTGAGAAATTCAAGGATTACCTTAATAAACGATTCATTGAATACGGACTAGGGAAGCAGGAGTTAGCAATCTTAAATGCAATGTTTTTAGGCGATAAGTACCAATTGTCAATAGAACAGAAGCAGGCATTTACCGGAGCTGGCGCCATGCATTTGTTGGCAGTTTCGGGTTTGCATGTTGGAATTATTTATTTGATTATATCATGGCTCTTTCGTTTAATGATCAGGAACAAGGTGGCAGTATTTATTTGTGTGTTTTTAATGTTGTGGTTATATGCGTTGCTGACGGGTTTCTCGGCCTCTGTATTAAGGGCAACCATCATGTTTTCTGTTATTGAAATAGGTAAGTTTAGTCAGCGTCGAATCAGCATTGTAAATTTGTTATCAGCTTCCATGGTCATCATTTTGCTTATTGATCCTCTGTTTATCTATAGTATTGGGTTTTGGTTAAGTCACTGTGCTGTTGCAAGCATAGTTTTGTTTTATCCATATGTTAACCAACTCATATACTTCAGGTTTCCACCATTTCGATGGTTTTGGTCAATACTGGCCTTGTCAGTTACGGCTCAGCTCGGAGCAATTCCAATAAGTCTTGTTACCTTTCATCAGTTTCCAGTCTTTTTTATTCTAACAAATTGGTTGCTGATTCCTGTGGTAACACCTGTATTGGTTTTAGCGCTGCTAAGTGCATTGTTGAGTCCATTTGGTTTAATATTAAGTGTCATTGTACCAGCTTTAAATGATTTATTGGGTTTTATGAATAATATAACTCATTTAATTAGTGATTTCCCTTATTCTTCCATAACACAAATCCCTTTTAACTGGTGGCAAATGCTGCTTTTTTATGGTTTCCTGATAATATTGATAATTCGCCTGGAAATTCAAACCCTAAAGAGCCTTCGATTGTTATTATTAATGGCAGTTCTATTTGTTATTAGTCTGCACGTGAATAGGTTTTTGGTCCCTGATGAGGGATTAATAGCAGTGGAAACTAGAAAGGGAACGTTTGTCAATTATTTCAATCCAAATGTTAATGAAGTCTATATGAGTTCTGAATTAACGGGTAAAGATATTGATTGGTTTTTGTCAGGAATATGGCAGAATTATGGTGTTGATTCAAAGCCTTTATTTTATAAAGATTGTGCGGTGATTGACTCTTTGTGTAATATAAAAGTCATAGATGGTAAATCAATACTGATTGTAAGGAATGGCTTTGAGGAGGAGGTAAATAGGATTAAGATGAATTTTGATTTTATCGTAAATCTGGATCCTAAAGATCGTATAGTTAATAACAAGGATCATGGGTTTAAGAGGATTATGTTATATGAGATACCTTCTCTGTGCTTTTATGAAGAAAAAAAATATGAGCTAAAACCCTAG
- the trkA gene encoding Trk system potassium transporter TrkA → MRIFIAGAGEVGTHLAKMFCNANHDVILMDEDEEKLKQVDSHFDLMTIVGTISSIEDLREANVKSCDLFIAVPPYQDMSILSCILAKQLGAKTTVARVNNHEYLMEENKLFFKRLGIDELIYPEQLGAKEVSASLKQVGTRQMFEFTGSKLVMFALKVRDNALIVGKTLAEISAMYEKQEYNIVAILRSGETIIPRGQDDLRHNDLVYVITTKSAVQQVMVDAGKKQFEIKNVMILGGSRIGKKVAENLEGNYNIKLIEIDKERAVRLADQLSNTLVINGDGRNLELLKDEGIKKMDAFVAVTGNSEVNILACQLAKKMGVPKTVAEVENIDYIDLAENIGIGTLINKKLIAASHIYRYTLRANVSHVRCLTATDAEVLELTAQPGSKITKGPLHKLGLPKDVNIGGIIRGESAIIATGDTVIEPNDKVVMFAMPMGIAKVEKMFS, encoded by the coding sequence ATGAGGATTTTTATTGCAGGAGCAGGAGAAGTCGGTACGCATTTGGCAAAGATGTTTTGTAATGCAAACCACGACGTCATTTTAATGGATGAAGATGAAGAGAAGCTTAAGCAAGTAGACTCTCACTTTGATCTTATGACCATTGTTGGTACCATCTCATCTATCGAAGATTTAAGGGAAGCCAATGTGAAATCATGTGATTTGTTTATTGCAGTGCCTCCATATCAGGATATGAGTATTCTTTCATGTATCCTTGCCAAACAGTTGGGAGCTAAAACAACAGTAGCCAGAGTAAATAATCATGAATACCTGATGGAAGAAAATAAACTCTTCTTCAAAAGACTGGGTATTGATGAATTAATATATCCTGAGCAATTGGGAGCCAAAGAGGTGAGTGCTTCATTGAAACAGGTAGGTACTCGTCAGATGTTTGAATTTACAGGCAGTAAGTTGGTAATGTTCGCTTTAAAAGTGCGCGACAATGCCTTGATTGTGGGTAAAACACTGGCTGAGATTTCTGCTATGTATGAGAAGCAGGAATATAACATTGTTGCCATTCTTAGAAGTGGTGAAACAATTATACCTCGTGGTCAGGATGATTTAAGACATAACGATTTGGTTTATGTTATTACTACCAAATCTGCCGTTCAGCAGGTTATGGTAGATGCCGGGAAAAAGCAGTTTGAAATTAAAAATGTAATGATCCTTGGAGGTAGCAGAATTGGAAAGAAAGTAGCTGAAAACCTCGAAGGAAACTATAATATTAAACTGATTGAGATCGATAAAGAGAGAGCTGTTCGATTGGCCGATCAATTATCGAATACCTTAGTGATTAACGGAGATGGCCGTAACCTTGAGTTGTTGAAAGACGAAGGTATTAAGAAGATGGATGCTTTTGTTGCTGTTACAGGTAATTCAGAAGTGAATATATTGGCTTGTCAGTTGGCGAAAAAGATGGGTGTACCTAAAACTGTTGCTGAGGTTGAAAATATCGACTACATTGATCTGGCTGAGAATATTGGTATTGGTACATTGATTAATAAAAAATTAATTGCAGCGAGCCACATTTATCGATACACATTGCGTGCAAATGTTTCACATGTAAGGTGTTTAACAGCTACCGATGCTGAGGTGCTGGAATTAACAGCTCAACCAGGTTCGAAAATTACCAAAGGTCCTTTACATAAATTAGGTTTACCTAAAGATGTGAATATCGGAGGTATTATTCGTGGTGAATCTGCTATTATTGCCACAGGAGATACTGTTATAGAACCCAATGACAAGGTAGTTATGTTTGCTATGCCAATGGGGATTGCCAAAGTTGAAAAAATGTTTAGCTAG
- a CDS encoding TrkH family potassium uptake protein, with amino-acid sequence MLNKKFIINILGLVLVFEALFMLICALVAFFYKEGDTIALTYSGLIALIVGGSAWMLTRKVPKDMIKREGFIVVTCVWIVIALFGSLPYILSGTVPRFSDAFFESISGFTTTGASVITDIEILPHGILLWRSVTHLLGGMGIVVLAVAILPYFGFGGMQLFNAEAGGVTNEQLHPRIAKTAKSLWGIYVSLIAIETVFLVFGGMPLFDALCHSFGTIASGGFSTKNDSLMGYSPYIQYVVIVFMFFAGTNFTLFYFLWKGKFKKVIENKELQLYALLVLFFALLIAGTLALYDHFPAEPSFRAALFQVVSIVTTTGFVSADYTAWHPYFTYAIFLLMFMGASAGSTSGGIKIMRHHILMKNTMLEFKRLIHPLAVFSLKIKDKSISNEVVYKVMAFVILYFFVFTIGSFTLTFLGMDMSSAMGAAATTMGGIGPGLGTVGPMNNFLLVPEAGKWVLSFLMLLGRLELFSVLILFSPHFWRNK; translated from the coding sequence ATGTTGAATAAAAAATTTATCATCAATATTTTAGGTCTTGTTCTTGTGTTCGAGGCCTTGTTTATGCTTATATGTGCACTGGTAGCTTTCTTTTATAAGGAAGGTGATACTATAGCTTTAACATATTCAGGATTAATAGCTTTGATAGTTGGAGGAAGTGCCTGGATGTTAACTCGTAAGGTGCCCAAAGATATGATCAAACGTGAAGGTTTTATTGTTGTTACCTGTGTTTGGATCGTAATAGCTTTATTTGGTAGTCTTCCCTATATTTTAAGTGGAACTGTTCCTCGTTTTAGTGATGCTTTTTTTGAATCTATATCAGGTTTTACAACTACCGGAGCTTCTGTTATTACTGATATTGAAATCTTACCTCATGGTATTCTACTATGGCGCAGTGTAACACATTTACTAGGAGGGATGGGTATTGTAGTGTTGGCTGTAGCTATTTTGCCTTATTTCGGTTTTGGTGGTATGCAGCTTTTTAATGCCGAAGCAGGTGGTGTTACCAATGAGCAGTTGCATCCACGAATTGCAAAAACAGCTAAAAGTCTTTGGGGTATATATGTGTCGCTGATTGCTATTGAGACTGTTTTTTTAGTCTTTGGTGGCATGCCGCTATTCGATGCATTGTGTCATAGTTTTGGTACCATTGCCTCAGGTGGATTTTCAACCAAGAATGACAGTTTGATGGGCTATTCACCATATATTCAGTATGTGGTGATTGTATTTATGTTTTTTGCAGGCACCAATTTTACCTTATTCTATTTTCTGTGGAAAGGGAAATTTAAAAAGGTAATTGAAAACAAAGAGTTGCAATTGTATGCTTTGCTAGTGTTGTTTTTTGCATTGCTAATTGCAGGAACATTGGCATTGTACGATCATTTTCCTGCTGAACCATCTTTTAGAGCAGCACTTTTTCAGGTAGTGAGTATTGTTACTACAACTGGATTTGTATCAGCTGATTACACTGCCTGGCATCCGTATTTTACCTATGCAATTTTTCTGCTGATGTTTATGGGAGCCAGTGCCGGAAGTACATCTGGAGGTATTAAAATAATGCGTCATCATATTTTAATGAAAAATACAATGCTTGAATTCAAACGTTTAATTCATCCATTGGCTGTTTTTTCATTGAAGATTAAGGATAAATCCATTTCAAATGAAGTGGTTTATAAGGTGATGGCATTTGTTATTCTTTATTTCTTTGTCTTTACCATCGGTTCTTTTACACTTACCTTTTTAGGGATGGACATGAGTTCGGCCATGGGAGCTGCCGCCACTACAATGGGAGGTATAGGTCCAGGGTTGGGAACAGTGGGACCCATGAATAATTTTCTATTGGTGCCGGAAGCCGGGAAGTGGGTTTTATCTTTTCTCATGCTGTTGGGTCGTTTGGAATTATTTTCGGTTTTGATACTTTTTTCTCCTCATTTCTGGAGAAATAAATAA